A window of Dysidea avara chromosome 1, odDysAvar1.4, whole genome shotgun sequence genomic DNA:
TTTATATTGACTAGCTAATTTTGGTGGTCCCTTTGGTACTGTAGGTCTTTCCTCTGggtgtgtaatgtagtgtgtagCCTTACTGATTAGTTCCTCAGCGTAGTCTAGTAAATGCATGTGATAAATAATACTGTTATTGTCCTTGTTACTTACAATATGTTGGTGGTACtggaacaattttaggagtacATTCTCCTTCCTTGGCCTTTGGAAAGCATAGTCTCATCCTCTCCATTCCGGACTTCGTTACTGCCTGTTTCCTCCCATAATTTTCATTAAAATGCATTAGGGCAATTAATAACCTGCATTATATTTATTTAATCATTTgtatattattgtaattatcACCTTACCTGCAGTACATTCCTTCATACAAAAAGGCTAGTAACTTAGGAGCAAAATGGTTTACTATACTATGGTAGCTCTCCAAGCTGCTTGTCTGATGGTGTGGTGACAGCTTCTTGACATCTGCTATGAGTCTCTCATTGCAAATGACATCACAGACCTTTTCATAGGCTTTGCCACCGTATTAAATTATAACTACTAGGTTccattcataatatttgtactaTACCTGGCTGGAGCCACTTTTTACGTCGATCCCCTAGGTCTTGAGTATGGTAGCAATTCTCATGCTGATCACATAGATGTTCCATCAGTGATTTCCACCGAATAGCCATCTCCTTCCCATCACCACCCGGTGTTTTCGCCGCACACCAGTACATGTGGTTGGTAATGCTTTTAATCCACTCACCCACCACTTCACAATCTTTGTATTTAGCTATCTTTAATAGCTTCTTTTTAACACCTAGGAGCAAAATATATAGAGAGTCAAACATGTACCCAAAATGACAAACCTTTTGCAACATGCCAAACATCAAAACAATGGTCAATATCTGGATAGCTTTGGCTCACAAATTTTGTAACCTGCTTGTGACAGTCAGTAATCAGTGCATCTATATTTATTGATTTCTCCATTAAAAATTGCAGAGAATTTTTCAATCCTTCCTTTTCCATGTGATTGCTAGATGCTACCAAATTGCTCTACATAGTTAATAACATTATGAATAAAGAAATATTAGTTGTGGCAAACCTGAACAAGCTCTAGGTGGATAACTTTGTTGGAGGATAGGTCAATTATTCCGTATGATCCATATTTGGCAGAATGCCCAGGACTATCAGCACGTCCATCACCACCGATAGTGAGTGGATTGCCACTAGCTCTACACTGTGCTAGCAATTCTGCCTGTTTTGTATCCTAAACTGATATGACTGCTGGCTCTAAGTACTCCTTCTGATGAATGTAGTATGCTCTATCTGTAATGCATGCAATTTTCATGTGAGATAGCACCCTGAGGACTTTTGTAGCTGTTTCTCCACTATATAAAATAGCTGTAGATAGTAGAATATTTCCTGCAGGGGTATCTTTGATACGTGGTTGACTTGCCCACACTCTTTGATATCCACAATGATGGCATACTTGCTTTACAGTAATATAGGTGCCCTTTGGCTTGGTTATGACTCCAGGACATGAGCTGTGACACAGTGTACAGTGTGTAAATAGTTGTATGAGTGCTGATCTAAATATTATGTATTTGATTTCATCCCTTGTTGATCCTGAATCAGCTTCAGTGGATATGGCTGCAGGTTGTCATCACTGTATTAATGCAAATTAGTGATGATTAATTGTTTATAGGCGTGGATGAATCAGTACTCACTCTGTTGTGGCTTCGTCTTGAGAAATTTGAAAAGAGTCatcaataccaccatcttcaggCTCACTTGATTCAGTGGTAGTATCTGCATGAGACATGAGTGTAAGAAGGGGTGCTGCCAATAGATCACACTGGGTTCCAACTGATTTTATGCCAGGAGTAGTCATTGGGTCTATTTATTGGTTACAGAGTATAGTGGCTATTTCCATATGTAGTTTGTTTTGATGCTAACCTTTGTCATCTGCTCCTGACTGTATTTCCGTAGGTGTTCCTGACTGTATTTCTGTAGGTGTTCCTGACTGTATTTCTGTAGGTGTTCCTGAATGTATTTCCATAGGAATCATACCTGTTGAAGTAGATGCCAACAACAGAGGGCTGCCTACATCTTCAACTGGGGAACTACTCCTTGGATCATCCGCACTTGATTGCATGGTTGAGCTGGTGTCTAGTAGCTCTTCAACAATCTGTATTAATAATGTTttaatacatataattattagctaTGTTGTTTTTTCCAACATACTGCTTTTTGCTTTCTTCGTTCTGAAGCTGGTCTACGAGATTGTGTTGACACTTGgcagctgttgctgctgctaccACTGCGAATAGGCTTGGGGAAAACAGTTGGAATGGCGTCTGGCTTGAGGCACGGCTTCTTGGCTGGAATGCCCATTTCTTCACGATAAAGTCGCCCTTCTGTGTTAAAGCATTCAGGTTTGAAATGCTTCGAGCAAATTAAGGAAGCAGTTGTTGGTCCTTTCCAATCCTTACGCTGTTGATGCACAGCCCTTACCCACTTCGAGCAAACAGCTGCATCACTAGGAAATCCGTGTAAGCTGTAGCCCATACCTCCTTCAGTGTGACAACCAGCAACTACACAACGTCTTGGCATAGCGTCTTCGCTTCTAATATCGTTAGGCGTTAAAGTGAACTTGAATTTAAACTAGATTTTGATAGTTATAGCTATGCCGTTTTATGCAATACGCGTACCGGAACTCTTCTTGTGACGatttatgatgtcacaaaattaCCAAACTTTATGGGTTAATATCTCGCAATATcagcataattgaattattaaaatggtgtttttgtgcattgcttGATACAAACAATACATCCATACAATAAAATCATACAAGAACTTTCCATTTAAGTTCACCTTTAAGTAGGGATTCCGGTGAAAATTTCACACACCGCCCAAAATTTCACCCTTAAAATCACCTTAGAGACATTTTATGCGtttaaaatcaagacacacggcagtgtgtcgtgcggcccaagaagccggcgcgtaacacccgtgagtatattgacaggaagaaagaaaacgcaattttcgcacctccgtagctcagtgcttccttgatgaaacaagacgatttttgttgtggacatgccccccaactgcagcactccacattccaaatttgagcgaaatcgcttcacacgttcccgagatatgttacttcaaaaattggctcagtttcttcgtttttttttttcttattttttctttttcttgtcgcacacttacaaaaactgttataaaacgcgaatgccacatccgattgccttgaaatttggcacacagaagagggGTATAAAGGTACACCTCGGTAACAACTttagctggaatacgataaacaggcaaagagttatgagcgattattgacggaaaataacaccaatatgttgtcacacctacagggtaaaccgcgtatgggaagaagctgaaaatcgatgggtgaataggttaactattgaacctcaaaccttttgtggtttgaaagtaatcgagctaaaaaacaggaagatacaacgaaaaaaccaacagtatgtaacaattacgcaatcgagattagctaataaaaaaacgactgcttgccatgcctaccagataaacctcttggggtaatgctttgaaaatcgttgtacagatggagtaatcatcttagaaaggctcatcaatggtatagaagaatcagacttaaagccacggagttataacacgaaatccaacttggtgcagcaagttcgagatcgagatactctaatagagcagtcatcctaatagagcagtcatcctaatagagcagtcaccctgaagagaattcaagagatcagctagaaacaaggaacctttatagagatcagctacacacaagtcaccctgtagagagatcagctagaagaagttactttgtggggagttcatgcaactatggaaagagatagttcagctagaagaaatcacccttagagttcagctacaaagaaaccagcatgtagagagttcagctacaaacaaatcaccctgtagagagatcattaaaagaagttaccttgcagagagttcagctacaaagaaaccatcatgtagagagttcagctacaaacgaatctccctgtagagagatcagctagaagagattacctagtagagagttcagttacaaagaaaccaccatgtagagaattcagctaaaaactagttgccctgtagagacatcagctagaagaagttaccttgtagagacttcagctacaaagaaaccattttgtaaagagctcagctgcaaacaaatcacctatacagaattcagctacaaacaaatcaccctatagagagatcagctagaagaagttatcttgtagatagttcagctacaaacaaaccaccctgtagagagatcagctagaagaagttaccttgtagagagttcaactacaaagaaacatttcttttagagagttcagcttcaaacaaatcacctgtacagagttcagctacaaacaaatctccctgtagagagatcagctacaaagaaactattctgtaaagagctcagatgcaaacaaatcacctgtacagaattcagctacaaacaaatcaccctgtagaaagatcagctagatgaaattaccttgtagatagttcagctacaaacaaatcaccctgtagaaagatcagttagaagaagttaccttgtagagagttcagctacaaagaaaccattttgtaaagagctcagctgcaaacaaatcacctgtacagaattcagctatgaacaaatcatcctgtagagagatcagctagaagaagttaccttgtagatagttcagctgcaaacaaatctccctgtagagagctcagcagcaaacaaatcacctatacagaattcagctacaaacaaatcaccctatagagagatcagctagaaaaagttatcttgtagatagttcagctacaaacaaatcaccctgtagagagatcagctagaagaaattaccttgtatagagttcagctacaaagaaaccattctgtaaagagctcagcagcaaacaaattgcctgtacagaattcagctacaaacaatcaccctgtagagagatcagctagaagacgttaccatgtagggagttcatgcaactatggaaagagatagttcagctagaagaaatcaccttgtagaattcagctacaaacaaatcgccctgtagagagatcaatagaagaagttaccttgcagagagttcagctacaaagaaaccatcatgtagagagttcagctacaaacaaatctccctgtagagagatcagctagaagaagttaccttgtagagagttcagctacaaagaaatcatcatgtagagagttcagctgcaaacaaatcacctgtagagagttcagcttcaaacaaatcacc
This region includes:
- the LOC136260438 gene encoding THAP domain-containing protein 10-like, which produces MPRRCVVAGCHTEGGMGYSLHGFPSDAAVCSKWVRAVHQQRKDWKGPTTASLICSKHFKPECFNTEGRLYREEMGIPAKKPCLKPDAIPTVFPKPIRSGSSSNSCQVSTQSRRPASERRKQKAIVEELLDTSSTMQSSADDPRSSSPVEDVGSPLLLASTSTGMIPMEIHSGTPTEIQSGTPTEIQSGTPTEIQSGADDKDPMTTPGIKSVGTQCDLLAAPLLTLMSHADTTTESSEPEDGGIDDSFQISQDEATTE